TGGGCAGCTCTGGGAGAGGCCAGacaggattattttttttttcatatttacaaCATAGCTAAAAGATAGTAGGTGTTTCATAGTACGTCCACACAGATCCAGCCGACCTCAAGGGGGACCGACAGATAGCTTTCTACCATAGCAGAGTTCTTGGGCTTGTACTTTTATTGCTCTTCCATGTTTAAAATACACAAACGTACAGGGCAGGAGTCTAACCAACGCGTTTCAGATGCTCGTGGATTCTTCAGTAGTGGCTTAGTTCACACTGCAGATTATATCGCTCATATCTGCAAATATACTGTAAAAGCCTACGGAAATGCAAATATCTAGTTATCAGGAAGGGAGGCAGCCATGTCCTGTTCACTTGTATAGCGCTATTATGTGCATTTCCGCCATTTATTAGTAGCAATAATAGTCAGAATGGTGTTTCcaattacagatgtagcagagccagatTTGttacttaagggtatgttcacactgagtaaaacagtgagtctcagtgtgccatagcccgttTATGGGAGAACGCGCGCTCCTCTGCAGCcgtcgctctccactcaaagaagcggcatgtcacttctttgagcggagagtggcagcagcggaggagcgcacgcccctctcattcactcacatcaGGACAtggagcacggcgggattccttCCGATCTTTGTCcgatttttgctcagtgtgaacataccctaggaCTCTgaggttatgctgcgtttacacggaacaattatcatttgaattttcgcgataacgttcgcatttgagcgataatcgactCATGTAaaaacagcgaacgatcaagcgacaagtgaAAAatcgtcattcgctaaaaattcgcagatcgctttgtgtaaacggtctttcgaagattcaccctatgtgtgacatgggcttaagcgatcttaaaaaccatcgcaataacgatttttctaacaaattttctaaagatttattcgtctaaacgctggtcgttaagaaaaccaaattgttgcttcaaaatgttaaacaatcgattgggcgaattatcgctcagtgtaaacggaccattagattcctgaattaaaggggctgtctaccAATAATAATCCCCCCACCCACAGGACAGGTGAGATATGTATGACTGCTGGGAGTCAGACACCCAGGACCCCCCCAAATGTTCACAAGAATGTGGTTCCTGTTCGCTATATAAGCAAAAATGTTGTTGTGCGTCCACACTGCTGTTCTATTCATGGTTCcataggccagggatggggaaccttcagccccccagctgttgtaaaactacaattcctatcatacctggacagctgaGTACTCGGCTCTATCCCCATAGCAGTGAGTGGAGCTACAATGTGTGACAGACAGGGACTTTGGACCCCCACTCATTACCTGCAGGGTCCTAGTGATCAGGCCCCCAGTGATTGTTTATTCAATATTCTTTGGATAAAGGAATAAATATTGTTGGtggggacaatccctttaagatacTCATGTAGGTTTACCTGTGGGTCCTACATAACACGTTATATCACAGTGATAATCTTTACCCAATGACAAACTGACCTCCGCTGATCTATGGGCTCTGACCTCTGAACACTATCTCATGGGTTATTACTAGAACTGATCTTCTATAGgttgtatatacattgtattactGCACTAATCCTGTTACAGTCCAGAGCAGCATTCATAATTCTGCAAGCTTCAGAGCTGAAACCTCTCAATTCTTACTGACTCGGGGTGTGTATAGTGGTCTCTTATAAGCTTCAGTGACCTCAGTCTACAATATTTTTACGGAGATAGTTAACATATAATGCCGCAGAGAGCACAGTTCTATGGCAGGTGTGATTGGCTAGAAAATCCAACCAGGGACCCTGGGCACTGTACTATGAAAACTAAGGTGGCTATCATGTAGCGCCTCTCTACAACACAGTGTGGTATTACCTGTTCTTTACGTTTGCCAGGAATGTCTGTTTCTTAGGACACTAGGTTATTTTTCTGGTACTCATCTCACCCATTCCCcactgctgccgctgctctgACACTCAGTGGTCCTTGCTGACTTCCTATTGTGCAGACAGGAAGTGACTGGAgacacctgctcagccaatcacagactgagggGGGATCACTGCTGCCGCCAGTAACTAAATGGGCATTTCCAACCATTATCTACGTTGTCAAGATGTGAACAGAAAGTAGAAATCTGCAAGGACCCGCACGTGTCAGAACAGCAGTAGCGGAGAAAGTCTACTTCTTTGACCCATTGTATTAAGGAGATTTGGAAAGAATTATTAGATTTCTTTAGCGTTATGGTCTTAGGTTACAATGAGTTCCACTTACGATAGTCTTCCAAGAATCAATCAATACGGCCACCCGGCAATAAGACAGTCTGTGCCTTAAATTCTGCGCTGATATGAATGGAAGTCTATGCTGAATGGACGGGGGAGGAATACTGTATGATGGGATAACTAGTAGACAGATGGAAAGCCACCGGTGTAGACTGGTGGATCTCATCTGTAAGGACAAGCCCCTGTGGCATACGGCCATCTGGCTCCTTGTCAgtcctcctctgctgtactcATCAGGCGTGTATACATGGAGAGGCCTATACTGACTACACTGTATATCCATATGAATCCTCTGCTATCTACACAAAAGTCaggaaaataaaattttataaaaaaaataaaaatggttgaTTGTCGGGTGCATACTAATAAGTATAATCCAGGGATCATACATAGCACAATGCATAATGTATGGAGGGAACGTCAGAAATGGATCGATAACAAGAATCAAATATTTAATAAAGGATCTTATGGTAGATGTTCGGCTCGTGTTATATCTTCTATCAGAGGAATACGGGATGATATTTCCTGCTGTATACATCCGACCTATTTCACTGTAAAGACAACGCCATGTGTCACCCATTCACATCCActgtatgggaaaaaaaaaaaaaaaccatagacCACACTGTGTATGTCGGGTTCCCCACCCCTCAAGATATTTCTGTATAGGGCTGGgtacacactacgtttttgcaaaaaaaaggatggaaaaatagatccattccattataaaaaacggatcaaaacacatctgtttttttttttttttttgcgtacacaaaaataaggtcaagtacgtttttgtgtGCGATAAAAAAAAcgaatgtgttttgatccttttttggaagtcggatcaaaatggatgcacacaaaattgcatccatttttccatccttttttttttgcaaaaacagtgtgaacccagtctaagaaaACAACGTAGTCTGTGCTGCTTTTGGCTGCGCTCACACTATacttattactatactacacttaGGGGTTGTGAATGCagacagttttgcaatatactcactttTTTCTAtggttaaatcaatgttatacatgcggccaaactgtgctccatgcttccTCATGAAGGTTGTCATCTGCAGAGAGCAATTACCTTaggctaattctattatcagctctgcagcttaccaggagacaatgctctttcttatgtaacaattcagtcagtataatgtcactgtggggTTACAGAGGTTtaggtgctgtgtgacaggagagctgaccatacaatgcaagcacccccaggattctctgaaTGTGGGTACACAGTGTTGTACACATTTGCAGTAAAGATTTAAAGGTttaggaatggctgtcaatcaataccaggGCAAGTCTGTGAGTGGAAAGgtctgggacttcctgtgtttggtctctcttttttttttaacaaagaaaagggtgcacggagcacagtttgacaggaagggagacacctagtggccatatgtataacaattTAAACATAGAAACTAGAAGAAAAATATATAAGTATATTGTAGAACTGCTTGCAAACACAACCtttttgatttcttaaaaaaaaaaattgcgagtctctctttaaccccttaatcacCACCGATACACCTTTTTACAGTGGCTCAGCAGTCATTGCATATAAAGCGGGCTCAGGAGCTAAGCTTGCTCCATATGTGGCGGGTGCCTCTTACGGCTTGGCCCCTCTACATGCTACAATCAATAGCGATCCTTTCGCCTTTATTTGTCCTACAGCTATTGTACCATATTATGCGCCAGTTCAGACTGCGGAGAGGCTATATGAAGTGGTTTTTCAATTGGAAGTCCAAAAAGGTCATTCTTGGGCCACATTTATGTAAAGTTTTTGGCCACATATGGgagcacacatattatatattccTAAAAATATTActattgaaagagtagtagatgcttgaaacgaACTTACAGCACATGTGgtagtaaatctacagtaagggcCGTATAAATCGATCTAATGATCAGGTTAAGCGGGTGTCGATTAGATGGATCACTGTTTTCTTACCAACgggacagcaccgcggccagtgattggctgagtggccacagCGGCGGCTGTGgtgaggaggacaccagggggcgtGGACAGGCAAGTACATTTATTATCTTCTATACCCAATCAGCTGTCGGCCGTGCATCGACTATAACACGGAGCAATGCACGTCCGGTAAacgattatttttttaaaggccatATTATATGGGCTGACTCTTACTGTAACTGAGCGGTTCCTTAATCATGTGATGCgatagcgatgtctgtgcagcccttgggcTAAAGAGAATGTACCGCTTACGTTAATTATTTTTCTTATCACCTGGACAGCCCCGGGGTGGAGATCCATTTTTTCAAAATGCCGCCCAGTTCCTGCCATCTGCGCCGGTTTCTGCATATACAAGTCGGGCCACACTATGCAGTGGGGGGTGAGCCCAGCGCCTCCAGTAcactgatatcccctcccctcggtgatgcGGCTGCTTCAGAATCAAGTCTAACCGCGTCACCGAATGGAGGGGACATTGGTGTACTGGAGGCAACGGGCCCACCCCCGCTGCATTGAGCGGCCCAATTTGAATATGAAGAAACCAGTGCAGATGGCGGCGATTTGGAAAATGGTTCACACCACCGGGATCTCCGTGCTGGCACAGACCAGgtggttttggaaaaaaaaattattattaaaagtgGTACGTTtactttaaagtaaatgtaccagcggtacatcgcttttctgtttttaccatgaatagaccggctCGGGGTTGCCATCTTTTGAATTCTGGCCCTTCTATGAGGTGGCtccattgactctaatggagCTGCTCCGTAgagggagtttcctcccactgggatcggccacccccagtgcttcacaaCTGGCTGATGCTCGTTAATAAACCGATGCAGTGTGCagttcagttaaaaaaaataaaataaaggggaCTGCGGCACCGCCATCCCGGTGCCGCCGCCAGTCTATTCACAAGCAGAAaagtgatggtacattcactttaaggctttgttcacacacagtatttttgcttagtatttttcaaccaaaaccgggagtggattgaaaacacagaatggctATATTCATACACTgttaaaattaagtggatggccgccatttaaccctttagtgaccagCCTATTTTGGGCCTTATTGACCAagccatttttatatgttttttcatTGCCGCCTTCCAAGAGTCGCACCGTTGTTTCATTTTTAGCCATATTAGGTCTTGTTTTTTGTagaacaatgtatagtttttattgccGCCATTTTTAGAGTCACAAAATCTATcaattttattaacccttttttggagggatattagaatttttttaaaaaaaaatattaaacataCAATATTCAGTGAGCAGTAAAcgtaacataataaatgtattctttgGGTCATTACAGTTACAGCTATACCAAatcagaattatttttttttttattttcaactattaccactttggcacaataaaaactattaaaaaaaaacatcgccACATTGAAAGATCCATAGAGCTTTTATCTTTcacgtgacagagctggttttgggcaatttttttggggaaacatgtatagtttttaatgataccaagttttacaaatatatgactttttgatctcttttatgacgtttttttttcttatgcgcactgacaaaatacagcaattctggtgcgGTTTTATTCTTATTTTACAGCGTGCGCAGTGCGGTATAAATaattacacagttttatagcttgaGTCATTGcggacatggcgataccaaacgtataggttttgtgttttttaactGTTTTAAATAATATGAGGGAAAtagaatgcatttttattattggtggagagtgtgggggggattttttatttctttttttatacttttagtatATACTAACCAGTGATctgctgatcactgatacaatacaccgCTCCGGGTAGTGACAGGGGGATATCAGTTGTCATACTGACACAACTAATCTCCTGCGATGGCGGCGCTTGTGCGTGGCAGAGACTTCTGATAAATGTGCCATAAAATGACGTAGGTATCGGAATAAAGCCTGTTGGTGACCGCCGTGAAACGGCGCATTGCCGTTCACTAATGGGTAAATGACAAATAATTAcggttattttaaaaaaacggccattattttgaaataacatccgttatttgccgttaaatagcggccatccgctcaaattcaacagtgtgtgaacatagcctttctgtgtcccTAATCAACtattggttttggttaaaaaatactgcgGAGATGGGTTCAGAGGTGTCAGCGGCGGCGGTGAGAGGGGAATCCCAGAAACAAGccaagaggacaccggggggcaTGGAtaaaacatctttattattttttacacccAATCAGCCTTCGGCCACGCATCACCTAACACATAGGGAGATGCACGGacggcagccgatgattttttaatgtgttgaaagacaacgatcagccgatgatcgactCCAGGGTGATATCTACCCGATTTAGCAGATAAATTTGTCAGTATAATGGGGCCCTAAGAGTATGTAATCCTGCCTGGGATATACACACATCTATCCTAAAATAAATTAGAAAGGAATAAatataagggcggactagatggaccagaggggtttaaaaaaaaaaaaaaagctgactggttgctatgggcaactagtCCACGTTTAAATAAACCTCCCCTTATCCCATTTCTGTGTGGGGTTCATGAACAGAGATTTGTCGGGTAGTGTTATAGTAAGAAcgtcctctgttgcccatagcaaccaatcatagctcagcttttcaGAAATTAATGGCttctggtaaaattaaagctgagctgtgattggttgctatgggcaagaagataaaatactaaataaataaaaaaaactattacaaaTTTAGATCTCCCTCTACTTACTTACACCTTAAAGGGAATAATGTGTGGCCTAGATTTGTTGTTACTGATTAGATCCAAATAATGAAACATGTTCTTTCTCTCAGTTTTTTTATTGTAATGTTTTTAATTTAACACTTTAGTGCatcattatgggggcagccatcttgcctaaaCCTTTTTTTTGTGATGACACATTGCCTTCAAGGATAAGGGTACTCTGGCcatttttcaccttttttttttttagacataagATAATAAATGATCCACACTGACCTAACACGCCccaactgctcagccaatcactggccgctgtgctctcccacttcaatcagtgattggctgagtgggctgtaactGCCGAGCCGATTCAGTCTCGGAGGTATCAGCCACAGCGTTCACAGGAGGACCTGAAGATGTCACAGGAGGACCATCTTGTAAAACAAAATCTAATTCCACCATTgtgtttcctttttatttttatgtgttaacAATGCGGTAAATTACATGATAACCTGACTCCATGAATCGGTAGGATCGGAGTGACAGAAATGtcattgtttttatgttttctacAGCAAATAATGGAGGacataaaaggagaagtccggcaaaaaattttattataatattgtattacccctcaaaagttatacaaatccccaatatacacttattacaggaaatgcttataaagtgctttttccctgcacttactactgcatcaaggcttcacttcctggataacatggtgatgtcacttcctggataacatggtgatgtcacttcctggataatatagtgatgtcacttcctggataacatggtaataccaggacctgactcccagagctgtgcgggctgtggctgctggagagggtgatggcagagggatgctccagtgccctgtgtccctaagtgtccccctgccatcatcctctccagcagccacagcccgcacagctctgggagtcgggtcgtgacatcaccatgttatccaggaagtgacatctctatattatccaggaagtgacatcactatgttatccaggaagtgaagccttgatgcagtagtaagtgcagggaaaaagcactttataagcatttcctgtaataagtgtatattggggatttgtataacttttgggggacaatacaatacttcaacaAAAATTTCTTGTCCTTTAATTAAACCTTGTGCACAGGAACAGAAAAGCAGtttcccacagcagccaatcagatcccagctttaattttttaacagaaatcaaaaaaatgaaagctggaatctcattggttgctatcggcaactgctccactgtatgatgtttgataaatctccctttatgTGTCTACTCTATAGTTTTCCGCTGGGACACCTGAGGTACAAGTATACTGCAATTTTAGTACCTTTGATTCCATTTGCTGGGATTTGTACAGTATGTTACGGTTACGGTGACACCAATTATGTATGATTCACATTATTTGTTTCActatgatttttttatttcactaaaattttttctttttaatctccGGTAAAGGGACaacctaataaaaaaaagtcaggaagttaggggggtgcaggaaattaataaacaaagtaaacttacctatcctcgtgccccATAGCGCTGCTCCAAGATCCCGCTGACAGCTGCCGATGACCTAAAGCTCTTCCAGCTTTAGGTCAtcccagtaactgattggctgagcggtcaatCACTCAGCCTAGCTGTGACGTTGCAACTGGAAGACTTCTAGCGGCGGTCAGCAGGACTCGGGAGCGATGTGACAGAGACACGAGGATGGATGAGTTTACGCTGTTTATTATTTACCCGCACCCTATTGcttttcttccttttttaaatttggtgggacttcttaTATAAATGTATGATCCTCTGACTGTTCATATAAGTCACTGAAATACTTCACtccaatttaaagggaatttacTGACCTTCAGGTATGGTGTGATGTGTCACTATAactttgcagtgttttttgcatatttgatttcccagggggcatgACCATGATCAGGGGGCATGACCATgatctagaatacactgacgttgagacacgtgatggtgtctctactgtgttttggttgatctccctgaggtcaaccagcgttcttttgcatgcacttactaggcattgctcccactagccagaatcctactccacattgatgaggggcaaataacccaaaacagctgtctgtggttgGATAACTTGCTTGGGTGGGTTCCtagattggagacattccttggcttggttgttccttcccggaggaaggtctggctagctcaaaCGTCGAGACATGCGATggggtctctgcagtgttttttgcatatttgatttcccagggggcattgTCCTAGAATACATTGACGttgaaacacgtgatggtgtctctgcggtgttttggttgatctccctgaggtcaaccagcgtccttttccaTAGTAGACCTAGGGTACAATGTGGTGGCACCCTCCTTTTAGCTAACCACCAGGATGCTACAGTAAGCATTTGCTACGGTGGATAAACTGCTGGAATTGGAGTCAACTCAGATCATGGTCATTGGGGAGGAGTCAACTGTACAATACAATTATGtgctggggtttttttttgtttctttcggTTGGCATTTCTCTCTATTGTCTAGGGTGGTTGGGGTTAGGGTGGGGGGAAGCGGAAAGTATTATTATCGTATTTGGTATCGTATTTGCCTCACTATATAGGTTATGGATTGTGTAGGTTTATATACATTTCTATATATtgtttatgtatatatgcatTTGTTTTTATGCGGAAAGAATTTTTCTTTATGAAatgataaaaaatttaaataagatTACATTTTAAAAACTGTACATTAGAAGAGCCAACTGTAACTGACTGTGCGGGCTCTGCTCATGTCATCGCTATGATGGAGGACTCAGTGTGACTGTCTTACATTGGtcacccattcatttcaatgggccCCATGTAACACTACCAGGAACTGCGCAAGAAGTGAGGGGCTGCCATAGCTTAGGTTGTATATTGCAGGTTCTAGCTACTAAACCAACAACAATCTGCCCGACAAACTTATCGTGAGATCTACTTTTTGCAAGAAATTTAATAAAACACCCCAAATTGTGAATTCTCCTTGCCCTTTAAAATCTAAGGTGTAAAATTAAGCCGtaagaatatatttttttacattttcatcagCCACGAACATACATCTAGTTAACTTCTACATATCTTAATAGCGGGAATGACACGAAGCGACGTACAAAAAGACTATTTAACTTTCAAGAAGGCCTCAATTATTGGCCATATCTACCGTGTGACATGACAGGACAGGAATTAGTGTGAATTTCAGGCCATGCATTAACTTGCACGTCCAATAAAAGTATGTTACAAGAGCCGCGGGCGGAGGAAATGAAAGCTGCTAATCTACTTTTCAAGTGAAACGCTTGAGGTGATTGATCTAACCTGGGGCACAGTACATTCTTTCCACCGCATCGCTGTCACACGAATCTTCAACCTCCGTCCACCTGCTAAAATACGTTAGCTGAATGTGTCCTAAAAACAAAATGACAGGAGAAATCAAAACATGTTTCCCATCCATTTTCTGTACAAGTGAACTGTAATTACTCTCCTTTCTAGCTAAAAACAGTATCATTAAGAATAATGGCATCATTAAGTACTAGAAGCTATTACAGTGGGTGAATTTGCAGCACTGATAATGAAGCTGGAGACAGGAAATGAAGATACTAATTACAAGATAAAACGCCTACTCAGTTAATTGGAAGCAACATCGGAATAAAAAGAAATGCATTTGCAAAAGTTCCTGACCTCTATCATTCAATAAGATGTTGTTTGGGTTCAAATCCCGACACACGATTCCTTCCCGGTGTAGAGCGTCGAGGGCTACGACAATTTCAGCAGCCCATCTCCGAATGCAGGACTCGGGGATGAAGTAGTGCGAGGCCTCCGACAATTTTGCGTCCAGCTCTTGAAATATCTTATGTATCTCTCCGTCTTCCCGGAGATCTCTACGTCCAGCACAGACGTCATCCATGTCCTCGATTCTGATCTGAAAGGGCATCAGGTTGGTGGACAACTCTTTAGGAAGTCCAGGGTCAGAGGCTTCGGTTTGGTTGACCTTAGAAACATTTTCATGGTCTACTTGGGAAGAGTTGTGAGAAATGGAGGAAGAGGATGAATTGGCCAATGGAGGGTCCAATGGTTTTAGGCTGCAGAGGACATCTGAACCATTAGAACCAGTAGACTGTTGGTCAATGCTAATGGGTTGTAGCAAGATGGTTTGGGATGGGTGATGGGTCGAATGTTCTCCAACTACATGAAGGTCATCTGGCTGTTCAATTATTTTATCTAAGCTACTTTTTATTTGTAAGACATCTGGAGTTTCCAGCAGTTTGGAGTCTAAGATATCACTTTCTATGTAAACATTCTTCAAGCTTTGTTCACTATCTACTGGTTGAGCACCGGGCAAGTTTACCAACAGATCCGGCCTTCCTTCATCGATGCTGCTCACGTCATCAAGAGCAGCCTCTTTGAAGGAAACAACAGGGACGGAGTCATTAGATCCACGGCTCATAGTGTCATGAGTAGCTATACTTGGTTTATCTAGGCTTTGAGTCTCAGGGTCATCAGTTTCAGGGTCAACCTCGTCATCTTGGAAGACAGAAACGGTTTTGAACGTCTCTGGTTTAAGGCTACCAAAGTCCATCCCGAGCAAGTCACTAGCACTTTCCTTGCTGTCTATCCTAAAAAATTCCATTGGGCTATTCCTGGATTTGTTCAAGGCATCGGACATCTTTGTGTGTACCCCCAACTCCTGCTCCCCATGTTCACTTAATAGCTTAAACTCATCAAAGTTGAGCTCGGAACTGAATTTGTTTAAAGGGTCCGGAAGGGGCTTTTGCATCAAATCTAAGTCTTTGGTACTACCCCCTACTCCTAGTCTGAGCAAAGGGTCATCACTTAACGTTTCAGGCTCAATTTGTTCCTGTCCATATTCTTTGCACAGTGTTAAATAGCTTGTGGTACACTCCTCCTCTGAGCTGGAAGCCGAATCGGCCCACTTCAACGGACTTTCCCTTCCTTCTTCATCTTGAGTGCTGCTATCATCCTGAGAACTAAGGGTAAGGCTGCTATGTAGAGGCTGCACCGAAAGCCTGTTTCCACTACGGCTCGCTCTAGACTCCACGCTATTTCTTGGACAGGGAGCTAGGTTTTTCAGGAGATCTTCATTTGAGTGAGAACTTTTAGCCAGTGGGACATCGAAGCTTCCTTCTGTGCTCCTGCTTAAAAACTTACTTAAGTAGGACCATAATTTCCCACCTGCAATCAAAACAAAACACTGAAATTAAACATGATTACTCATATGCAAATAGCCGAGATTGCACATATGCCTTATTGCTAGCACAGTAATGAAAACGATCATTACACGCATACACTTAGTACCCCATTTAACAGTGTGGCGGCTTCATTTCCAGAATGTTTTATCCCGAGATTACATTTTAAAATTATACTGTTTGTATATATGAGGCATGAAAACCAAAACAAAAGTTGAATATATAACAGGCaggaataaaaaaacacaaattccAACAATGGATAATAAGACTACACATTAATGGCCAGCACTACAAGGTAAATGAAATATTTTATAAATCTAAAATTTAAagagactgaaaaaaataatacaattgtATAAAGGGCTCCGCGGGCTCCAAACAAACGCAATTTCCTgattatgcagttttttttctggTACAGACAACTATGGAGCGATCAGCAAACGAACAAGCAAAAACTCGCTTGTTGACTGCCCGTATCTTATGTGTGGCCATATAAAATATCGTTATTGGATACATATCTCCTTGTCTAaataggggatgtgcagccaGCCGATAACAATGCACTTAAATGACCTTATCAAGCCTCGTGAAGTCTTTGCAAACAAGTGTCGATCGCAGTGGTCGTCATTCATTTGCTGCCTTTCCCCATGTAAAAAGCCTCTAAGGACAGGTCACAGAGGTTTAAGGGGGTTATGCAGCATTACaggctactttcttgtaaaaacagtgcccctccccccccattctTAAGTTGTTTGTGGTGTTACTATTCAGCTTTATTCACAATGAAACGGAGCAGCAAAACCCAGACCCAAACTGAGAAAAAGATTGGCGCAGTATTTGGAAGAAACTGGTcaagtttttgtaagcctggataaccttttAAAGGCAAACCAGTCCCCAAAAAAACACGTtaaagacatgttaaaagtttttatcagttgcGGTCAAAGTGTTAAGAGCACTGCAAATAAAACTACATGAcattcagcagctaataagtatgggaagacttgagattttttaatagaagtaaattacagatctatataactttctgacaccagttgatttcaaagaaaaagattttcactggacaacccctttaactgtaatatAAGACAAAATACTG
This sequence is a window from Dendropsophus ebraccatus isolate aDenEbr1 chromosome 15, aDenEbr1.pat, whole genome shotgun sequence. Protein-coding genes within it:
- the RPS6KC1 gene encoding ribosomal protein S6 kinase delta-1 isoform X3, translated to MASNQISPSKPFSVPPSPGLVAQNFPGSSYEGVKPEAEKESRSLFTAKLKQKLGKSDYLARAGELITLAMKKETEQDYEAAFGFYRKGVDLLLEGVQGEASPTRREAVKKKTAEYLMRAETISSLCLNRSSEMTMLIDPPGAESSRPSPNLRSPAEELKAFRVLGVIDKVLLVLDTKTQETFILKGLRKSSEESGSRKTIIPRCVPNMVCLHKYIISEESVFLVLQHAEGGKLWSYLSKFLSRSTEGSFDVPLAKSSHSNEDLLKNLAPCPRNSVESRASRSGNRLSVQPLHSSLTLSSQDDSSTQDEEGRESPLKWADSASSSEEECTTSYLTLCKEYGQEQIEPETLSDDPLLRLGVGGSTKDLDLMQKPLPDPLNKFSSELNFDEFKLLSEHGEQELGVHTKMSDALNKSRNSPMEFFRIDSKESASDLLGMDFGSLKPETFKTVSVFQDDEVDPETDDPETQSLDKPSIATHDTMSRGSNDSVPVVSFKEAALDDVSSIDEGRPDLLVNLPGAQPVDSEQSLKNVYIESDILDSKLLETPDVLQIKSSLDKIIEQPDDLHVVGEHSTHHPSQTILLQPISIDQQSTGSNGSDVLCSLKPLDPPLANSSSSSISHNSSQVDHENVSKVNQTEASDPGLPKELSTNLMPFQIRIEDMDDVCAGRRDLREDGEIHKIFQELDAKLSEASHYFIPESCIRRWAAEIVVALDALHREGIVCRDLNPNNILLNDRGHIQLTYFSRWTEVEDSCDSDAVERMYCAPEIGSIAEETEACDWWSLGALLYELLTRKALVDCHPAGIGTHTSLILPEYVSKEARSLLQQLLQYNPVERLGAGVAGVEDIRSHPFFNGVDWEDFSR
- the RPS6KC1 gene encoding ribosomal protein S6 kinase delta-1 isoform X2, which translates into the protein MISQRDRAGDLARFYTVTDPRRHQKGFTIYKVTARIVSRKNPEDVQEIVTWKRYSDFKKLHRDLWQIHKNLFRQTELFPPFAKAKLFGRFDECVIEERRQCAEDLLQFSANIPALYNSSQLEDFFKGGEVHDGSDLIGPAEPFGDFPDSLSDCSSEGLSSDSDLISLTVDIDSLSGTDDGMASNQISPSKPFSVPPSPGLVAQNFPGSSYEGVKPEAEKESRSLFTAKLKQKLGKSDYLARAGELITLAMKKETEQDYEAAFGFYRKGVDLLLEGVQGEASPTRREAVKKKTAEYLMRAETISSLCLNRSSEMTMLIDPPGAESSRPSPNLRSPAEELKAFRVLGVIDKVLLVLDTKTQETFILKGLRKSSEESGSRKTIIPRCVPNMVCLHKYIISEESVFLVLQHAEGGKLWSYLSKFLSRSTEGSFDVPLAKSSHSNEDLLKNLAPCPRNSVESRASRSGNRLSVQPLHSSLTLSSQDDSSTQDEEGRESPLKWADSASSSEEECTTSYLTLCKEYGQEQIEPETLSDDPLLRLGVGGSTKDLDLMQKPLPDPLNKFSSELNFDEFKLLSEHGEQELGVHTKMSDALNKSRNSPMEFFRIDSKESASDLLGMDFGSLKPETFKTVSVFQDDEVDPETDDPETQSLDKPSIATHDTMSRGSNDSVPVVSFKEAALDDVSSIDEGRPDLLVNLPGAQPVDSEQSLKNVYIESDILDSKLLETPDVLQIKSSLDKIIEQPDDLHVVGEHSTHHPSQTILLQPISIDQQSTGSNGSDVLCSLKPLDPPLANSSSSSISHNSSQVDHENVSKVNQTEASDPGLPKELSTNLMPFQIRIEDMDDVCAGRRDLREDGEIHKIFQELDAKLSEASHYFIPESCIRRWAAEIVVALDALHREGIVCRDLNPNNILLNDRGHIQLTYFSRWTEVEDSCDSDAVERMYCAPEIGSIAEETEACDWWSLGALLYELLTRKALVDCHPAGIGTHTSLILPEYVSKEARSLLQQLLQYNPVERLGAGVAGVEDIRSHPFFNGVDWEDFSR